One window of Thermocoleostomius sinensis A174 genomic DNA carries:
- the fusA gene encoding elongation factor G, whose product MARNIPLERVRNIGIAAHIDAGKTTTTERILFYSGVVHKMGEVHEGTAVTDWMEQERERGITITAAAISTSWTHRDPTNPNQALPGALEHRINIIDTPGHVDFTIEVERSMRVLDGVITVLCSVGGVQPQTETVWRQADRYKVPRIIFVNKMDRTGANFFKVYNQVRDRLRTNAVPIQIPIGGEDQFKGIVDLVRMQAYLYTNDLGTDIQVAEIPDDVKELAEEYRTVLLEAAAETDDELIEKYLSGEELSEEEVITALRKGTLQGTIVPVLCGSAFKNKGVQLLLDAVVDYLPAPVEVPPIQGTLPDGSTAVRHADDNEPFSALAFKIMADPYGRLTFIRVYSGVLTKGSYVYNATKGKKERISRLIVLKADERQEVEEMRAGDLGAALGLKDTFTGDTLCDEASPIILESLFIPEPVISVAVEPKTKQDMEKLSKALQALSEEDPTFRVSVDPETNQTVIAGMGELHLDILVDRMKREYKVEANVGAPQVAYRETVRKPVRAEGKFVRQSGGKGQYGHVVIELEPGDPGSGFEFVSKIVGGVVPKEYIAPAEQGMKEACESGILAGYPVIDLKVTMVDGSYHEVDSSEMAFKIAGSMAIKEAVMKASPVLLEPTMKVEVEVPEDFIGNVIGDLNSRRGQIEGQDTEQGTAKVTAKVPLAEMFGYATDIRSKTQGRGIFTMEFSHYEEVPRNVAEAIIAKSKGNA is encoded by the coding sequence GTGGCACGTAATATCCCGCTGGAACGGGTACGCAATATTGGAATTGCCGCACATATTGATGCGGGTAAGACAACAACAACAGAACGGATTCTGTTTTATTCCGGTGTGGTTCACAAAATGGGTGAAGTCCACGAAGGGACGGCTGTGACCGACTGGATGGAGCAAGAGCGAGAACGGGGTATCACGATTACTGCCGCAGCTATCAGCACATCTTGGACTCACCGTGATCCGACTAACCCAAACCAAGCGTTGCCGGGAGCGTTGGAACACCGAATTAATATTATCGACACGCCTGGACACGTGGACTTCACCATCGAAGTAGAGCGCTCTATGCGGGTGTTGGATGGGGTGATTACTGTGCTGTGTTCGGTGGGTGGTGTTCAACCTCAAACCGAAACCGTTTGGCGACAAGCCGATCGCTATAAAGTACCCCGGATCATTTTTGTCAATAAGATGGACCGCACGGGAGCGAATTTCTTTAAGGTCTACAATCAGGTTCGCGATCGATTGCGCACCAACGCGGTGCCGATTCAGATTCCGATCGGTGGAGAAGATCAATTCAAAGGCATTGTCGATTTGGTCCGGATGCAGGCCTACCTCTATACCAATGATTTGGGCACGGATATTCAGGTAGCTGAGATTCCCGATGACGTCAAAGAGCTAGCTGAGGAATACCGTACGGTTCTGCTGGAAGCTGCTGCTGAAACCGATGACGAACTGATTGAAAAATATCTGTCGGGTGAAGAACTCTCTGAAGAAGAAGTAATTACGGCACTACGCAAAGGGACGCTGCAAGGCACGATCGTTCCAGTTCTTTGTGGTTCTGCTTTCAAAAATAAAGGGGTTCAATTACTGCTAGACGCAGTGGTTGATTACTTGCCTGCTCCAGTTGAAGTTCCGCCTATTCAAGGCACTTTGCCAGATGGCAGCACAGCAGTTCGCCACGCTGACGACAATGAACCTTTTTCTGCCTTGGCCTTCAAAATCATGGCAGATCCTTACGGGCGCTTAACCTTTATCCGAGTTTATTCGGGCGTGTTAACGAAGGGCAGCTATGTCTATAACGCGACGAAGGGTAAGAAAGAGCGAATTTCTCGTTTAATTGTCCTGAAAGCAGACGAACGCCAAGAAGTGGAGGAGATGCGAGCAGGCGATTTAGGAGCGGCTTTGGGGCTGAAGGATACCTTTACAGGGGATACGCTCTGTGATGAGGCATCGCCTATCATCCTAGAATCGTTGTTCATTCCAGAACCTGTGATTTCGGTTGCGGTTGAGCCAAAAACCAAACAGGATATGGAAAAACTATCGAAAGCGCTGCAAGCTTTGTCTGAGGAAGACCCAACTTTCCGAGTCAGTGTTGATCCAGAAACTAACCAAACCGTGATTGCCGGGATGGGTGAGCTACACCTAGATATCTTGGTCGATCGAATGAAGCGGGAGTATAAGGTAGAAGCGAATGTGGGAGCACCACAGGTAGCCTATCGTGAAACCGTTCGTAAACCCGTTCGTGCTGAGGGCAAGTTCGTCCGGCAAAGCGGCGGCAAAGGTCAATATGGTCATGTGGTTATCGAACTGGAACCCGGTGACCCAGGCAGTGGTTTTGAGTTCGTTTCCAAAATCGTTGGAGGGGTAGTTCCAAAGGAATACATTGCTCCGGCCGAGCAAGGCATGAAGGAAGCTTGTGAATCTGGTATCCTGGCTGGTTATCCAGTGATTGATTTGAAGGTAACGATGGTTGACGGTTCATATCATGAGGTTGACTCATCGGAAATGGCTTTCAAGATTGCTGGTTCGATGGCAATCAAGGAAGCTGTTATGAAGGCATCGCCTGTGCTCTTGGAACCGACGATGAAAGTTGAGGTAGAAGTACCAGAGGATTTCATCGGAAATGTGATCGGTGACCTTAACTCCCGTAGGGGACAGATTGAGGGGCAAGACACAGAGCAAGGAACTGCTAAGGTTACTGCTAAAGTACCATTGGCAGAGATGTTCGGATATGCTACGGACATTCGCTCTAAAACGCAAGGTCGTGGCATTTTCACTATGGAATTTAGCCACTATGAGGAGGTGCCTCGCAACGTGGCTGAAGCCATCATTGCAAAGAGCAAAGGGAACGCATAG
- the rpsG gene encoding 30S ribosomal protein S7, producing MSRRTVIQKRPIQPDPTYNSRLVTMMVARLMKNGKRSLAYRIVYDAFKLIEERTGTDPLEVFERAVKNATPLVEVKARRVGGATYQVPMEVRSDRGTALALRWLTQFSRQRSGRTMAGRLANELMDAANETGSTIRKREETHRMAEANKAFAHYRY from the coding sequence ATGTCCCGTCGTACTGTTATTCAAAAGCGTCCAATCCAACCTGATCCTACTTACAATAGTCGCCTTGTCACCATGATGGTGGCGCGATTGATGAAAAACGGCAAACGATCGCTGGCTTATCGAATTGTTTATGACGCTTTCAAGCTGATCGAAGAGCGGACAGGCACTGATCCGCTTGAAGTATTTGAAAGAGCCGTAAAAAATGCAACGCCATTGGTAGAGGTAAAAGCTCGTCGGGTTGGTGGCGCAACCTATCAAGTGCCGATGGAAGTTCGCTCCGATCGAGGTACTGCGTTGGCCTTGCGTTGGTTGACTCAATTTTCTCGACAGCGGTCTGGGCGAACCATGGCAGGTCGATTGGCAAATGAACTGATGGATGCAGCGAACGAAACTGGCAGCACCATTCGCAAACGGGAAGAAACCCATCGGATGGCTGAGGCTAATAAGGCGTTTGCCCATTATCGATACTAA
- the rpsL gene encoding 30S ribosomal protein S12 yields MPTIQQLISNERQKTQKKSKSPALKSCPQRRGVCTRVYTQTPKKPNSALRKVARVRLTSGFEVTAYIPGIGHNLQEHSVVMIRGGRVKDLPGVRYHIIRGTLDTAGVKDRKQGRSKYGAKRPKS; encoded by the coding sequence ATGCCAACCATTCAGCAACTAATCAGTAATGAGCGTCAAAAGACGCAGAAAAAGAGCAAGTCGCCAGCTTTAAAGAGTTGCCCTCAGCGCCGAGGCGTTTGTACTAGGGTTTATACTCAAACTCCTAAAAAGCCCAACTCGGCCCTTCGTAAGGTGGCTAGGGTTCGCTTGACATCTGGCTTTGAAGTCACTGCTTACATTCCAGGTATTGGACATAATCTGCAAGAACACTCTGTCGTGATGATTCGAGGCGGACGGGTAAAAGATTTACCGGGAGTTCGCTATCACATTATTCGAGGCACGTTAGATACCGCAGGTGTGAAGGATCGCAAACAAGGTCGATCGAAGTACGGTGCTAAGCGTCCGAAGAGTTAG
- a CDS encoding metallophosphoesterase family protein yields MDLQFRFAIVSDPHIALPHTIWHHPSRFHLVEISIPALEVVFEELAQFDLDFLLLPGDLTQHGEPENHQWLADRLAQLPYPAYVIPGNHDVVEQFATDRSIGLLEFPSYYQKFGYEVLEQPYYTCQVLPGVQLIGLNSNHFDAAGKQIGMGYIDETQMAWLRQVLTQTSEAVVLVMVHHNVIEHLPNQSQNPMGRRYMLKNAAELLALLDEAGVQLLFTGHLHVQDVAQHQNIYEITTGSLVSYPHPYRVLEFQQIGDHRQLQIQSGRVTAVPGWTNLSQTSKEWMGDRSLPFMVRLLTEVPFNLPLAQAEQLAPALRYFWADIADGDACFHFPTFPPEVNQSFKYFSAIDQQGNPAPIDNFAILRL; encoded by the coding sequence ATGGACTTGCAATTTCGTTTTGCGATCGTTAGCGATCCCCACATCGCCCTGCCTCACACAATCTGGCATCATCCCAGCCGGTTCCATCTGGTAGAAATTAGTATTCCTGCCTTAGAAGTGGTGTTTGAAGAACTGGCGCAATTTGATCTTGATTTTCTGTTGTTGCCAGGAGATTTAACTCAACACGGAGAACCCGAAAATCACCAATGGCTAGCCGATCGCCTAGCGCAATTACCCTATCCCGCCTATGTTATTCCGGGAAATCATGATGTGGTGGAACAGTTTGCTACTGATCGATCGATCGGACTTTTAGAGTTCCCCAGCTATTACCAAAAGTTTGGCTACGAAGTGCTAGAGCAGCCTTACTATACCTGCCAGGTGCTACCCGGCGTTCAACTGATTGGACTGAATTCCAATCATTTTGATGCTGCCGGCAAACAGATCGGTATGGGGTACATTGATGAGACACAAATGGCGTGGCTACGTCAAGTTTTAACCCAAACCTCCGAAGCAGTCGTTCTAGTTATGGTGCATCACAATGTCATTGAGCATCTGCCCAACCAATCCCAAAACCCAATGGGACGCCGCTATATGCTGAAAAATGCGGCAGAACTATTGGCGTTGCTTGATGAAGCGGGTGTGCAGTTGCTGTTTACAGGACATTTGCATGTGCAAGATGTGGCTCAGCACCAGAATATCTACGAAATTACCACAGGATCGCTTGTGAGTTATCCGCATCCTTACCGAGTTTTGGAGTTTCAGCAAATTGGGGATCACCGCCAGCTACAGATACAATCCGGACGAGTCACGGCTGTGCCAGGTTGGACGAATCTATCACAAACTTCCAAGGAATGGATGGGCGATCGATCCCTGCCCTTCATGGTGCGGCTTCTAACCGAAGTTCCGTTCAATTTGCCTCTTGCTCAAGCAGAACAGCTTGCTCCCGCCTTGCGCTATTTCTGGGCAGATATTGCTGACGGAGATGCTTGCTTCCATTTCCCTACCTTTCCACCGGAAGTCAATCAATCCTTCAAATATTTCAGTGCCATCGATCAACAGGGCAATCCAGCCCCAATCGACAATTTTGCAATCCTTCGGCTCTAG
- the trmB gene encoding tRNA (guanosine(46)-N7)-methyltransferase TrmB, with amino-acid sequence MSLVRVRQHVNPLSQKYQSPVSPPDWERVYADCTRPLHLDIGCGRGQFLLTLAQQQPTWNYLGLEIRQPLVVQANERREEFGLTNLHYLFCNVSTSLRSILASLPQGSLQRVTIQFPDPWFKRRHQKRRMVQPELVQALSTYLVEDGVVFLQSDIEAVAKAMHDRFSEHPSFTSQHSNWLETNPLSVATEREQWVLEKGEPVYRSIFIRK; translated from the coding sequence TTGTCTCTTGTTCGAGTTCGCCAGCACGTTAACCCCCTCAGCCAGAAATATCAGTCTCCCGTTAGCCCACCCGACTGGGAAAGGGTGTATGCTGATTGCACACGCCCATTGCATTTGGATATTGGCTGTGGACGGGGACAGTTTCTCCTCACTTTGGCACAACAACAGCCAACTTGGAATTATTTGGGATTAGAGATCCGTCAACCGCTGGTGGTGCAAGCCAATGAGCGGCGCGAGGAATTTGGCTTAACAAATTTACACTACCTGTTTTGTAATGTCAGTACATCGCTACGGTCGATTTTGGCTTCCTTGCCACAGGGCAGCTTGCAGCGAGTGACAATTCAGTTTCCTGACCCTTGGTTTAAGCGAAGACATCAGAAACGGCGGATGGTTCAACCCGAACTTGTGCAAGCATTGTCCACTTATCTGGTTGAGGACGGAGTCGTATTTCTGCAATCAGATATTGAAGCCGTTGCCAAAGCGATGCACGATCGTTTCAGTGAGCATCCATCTTTCACTTCACAACATTCTAATTGGCTGGAAACAAATCCATTATCAGTTGCTACAGAGCGAGAACAATGGGTTTTAGAGAAAGGAGAACCAGTATACCGATCAATATTTATTAGGAAGTAG
- a CDS encoding lysozyme family protein, with product MPIKDRRVKLALIQILSFTAAVLSTLAVQAGLQAVYPTPPPLQSATSHYLLALEQVPGLTPSRPSPFLSSDPFRPKSKADHQLRLKDNLELAKLLAVKAFLWGVIYYSEGTYSNFNTVSPYRLILGEEAFQDYEDHPRQLITVNSGSSLEVSSDAAGACQFTSDIWDALHQHYPHVWYTDLPNFHPKNQDIGCLLLFAEAGGYQRLVDGVSVNQFGEIDVDVKQFMAAVTISCPIWASFPCEDGTGRYTTPEFGYQSAKPIEDLWRNYRTVLEAEQSLLSLVPFE from the coding sequence ATGCCAATTAAAGATCGACGAGTGAAGCTTGCTCTAATTCAAATTCTGAGCTTTACTGCCGCCGTCCTATCAACCCTTGCGGTTCAAGCAGGATTACAGGCTGTTTACCCTACTCCCCCGCCTCTGCAAAGCGCGACCAGTCATTACCTACTGGCACTCGAACAAGTTCCCGGATTAACGCCCAGCCGTCCTTCACCGTTTCTCAGCAGTGACCCGTTTCGGCCCAAATCAAAAGCAGATCATCAATTACGACTCAAAGATAATCTTGAATTGGCAAAACTTCTAGCAGTCAAAGCATTTTTATGGGGTGTTATTTACTATAGCGAAGGAACCTATTCTAACTTCAATACCGTTAGTCCCTATCGTCTGATTTTAGGAGAGGAGGCATTTCAGGATTATGAGGATCATCCCCGCCAATTGATAACTGTCAATTCGGGCAGTAGCCTGGAAGTGAGTTCTGATGCAGCAGGTGCTTGTCAGTTTACATCAGACATCTGGGACGCCCTGCATCAGCACTATCCACATGTTTGGTATACCGATTTACCTAACTTTCATCCTAAGAATCAAGACATTGGATGCCTACTTTTGTTTGCCGAAGCAGGAGGATATCAGCGGCTGGTGGATGGGGTTTCGGTCAATCAGTTTGGTGAAATTGATGTAGATGTAAAGCAATTTATGGCTGCCGTTACGATTAGTTGCCCAATTTGGGCATCGTTTCCTTGTGAAGATGGTACAGGCAGGTACACAACACCGGAATTTGGCTATCAATCGGCAAAACCGATCGAAGATCTCTGGCGCAACTATCGCACAGTTTTGGAAGCGGAGCAGTCTTTGCTATCCCTGGTTCCGTTTGAATAG
- a CDS encoding RNA polymerase sigma factor: MQLSTFSESHHPLVVALNHHSDRDLLTLFQRHPDRGKYFVAIFCRYAPIVHALIRHSVRSSVQADYLFAVIWRHIYYELGGLNLHEQSPDGKPNTLQNWLIHVSAVCINRVALPPVEQIHYSLQKASPPLWCYLEQALGRLHPVQRLIVLMAQTFHWSATRIAAYLQAEGEYFNVQEVNQQLQAAYQALEEVLPDDIRQIYLDPPQPEPDQSEPITSTLNASPDNAPITTPAFSFKSLEPIFE; encoded by the coding sequence ATGCAACTCTCAACCTTTTCTGAAAGTCATCATCCGCTTGTAGTGGCTTTGAATCATCACAGCGATCGAGATTTGTTAACACTGTTTCAGCGCCATCCTGACAGGGGGAAGTATTTTGTAGCAATCTTCTGTCGTTATGCGCCCATCGTTCATGCATTGATTCGTCATTCGGTTCGATCGTCCGTTCAAGCAGATTATTTATTTGCTGTCATCTGGCGACATATCTACTACGAGCTAGGTGGGTTAAATTTACATGAACAGTCCCCTGATGGCAAACCTAATACCTTGCAAAACTGGTTAATTCATGTCTCTGCTGTGTGTATCAATCGTGTCGCGTTGCCACCTGTGGAACAGATTCACTATTCACTGCAAAAAGCGTCTCCGCCGCTCTGGTGCTACCTGGAACAAGCATTGGGGCGGTTGCACCCTGTTCAGCGGTTAATTGTGCTGATGGCTCAAACATTTCATTGGAGCGCAACTCGCATTGCCGCGTATTTGCAAGCTGAGGGAGAATATTTCAATGTGCAGGAAGTAAACCAACAGTTGCAGGCTGCCTATCAAGCACTGGAAGAGGTGTTACCGGACGACATTCGCCAAATCTACCTAGACCCCCCTCAACCAGAACCGGACCAGTCAGAACCGATCACCTCTACATTGAACGCTAGCCCAGACAACGCACCAATAACTACACCTGCCTTCAGCTTCAAATCTCTGGAACCAATTTTCGAGTAG
- the sufR gene encoding iron-sulfur cluster biosynthesis transcriptional regulator SufR, whose translation MTATQHPSTKQDILHHLLKRGQATAQDMADLLRISPQAIRRHLKDLEDEGLIEHQVQPVAMGRPNYSYQLSQKGRSLLPDRYDEFALSLLDTLAETVGKDQVNKILQKQWQRKALEYRDRVGQGSLQERVANLVELRKAEGYMAEWHQVEADPASTNSRFIITEYNCAISHVAESFPSVCGHELEMFALALEGCKVERTHWLVNGEHRCGYLVQAQ comes from the coding sequence ATGACAGCCACACAGCACCCTTCCACCAAACAGGACATCCTGCATCACTTGTTGAAGCGAGGTCAGGCCACCGCTCAAGACATGGCTGATTTACTCAGGATCAGTCCTCAAGCCATACGCCGCCATCTTAAAGATTTAGAAGATGAAGGATTGATTGAACATCAGGTTCAACCAGTTGCGATGGGGCGTCCCAATTATTCGTATCAACTCAGCCAAAAAGGGCGTAGTTTGCTGCCCGATCGCTATGATGAGTTTGCCCTGTCTTTGTTAGACACCCTCGCTGAAACTGTTGGTAAAGATCAGGTCAATAAAATTTTACAAAAGCAGTGGCAACGTAAAGCCCTAGAATATCGCGATCGAGTCGGACAAGGCTCCCTGCAAGAGCGGGTGGCAAACTTGGTCGAGTTACGCAAAGCGGAAGGCTACATGGCAGAGTGGCATCAAGTAGAAGCAGATCCTGCCTCTACCAATTCGCGCTTCATCATCACCGAATACAATTGTGCGATCTCGCATGTCGCAGAATCCTTTCCGAGTGTTTGCGGTCATGAGCTAGAAATGTTTGCCCTAGCCTTAGAAGGCTGTAAAGTTGAACGTACCCACTGGTTAGTCAATGGTGAGCATCGCTGTGGCTATTTAGTACAGGCCCAATAG
- a CDS encoding ferredoxin-thioredoxin reductase catalytic domain-containing protein, whose protein sequence is MNTPTKPTQASDKNLELMRSFSESYAKRTGTYFCVDPGVTAVVIEGLAKHKDELGSPLCPCRHYEDKKAEAEAAYWNCPCVPMRERKECHCMLFLTPDNDFAGDKQEISFDEIRTTTNQY, encoded by the coding sequence ATGAACACACCTACCAAACCAACCCAAGCATCAGATAAGAATTTGGAATTGATGCGGAGTTTTTCCGAGAGTTACGCCAAGCGAACAGGCACGTATTTTTGTGTCGATCCAGGTGTAACGGCTGTTGTGATTGAAGGACTAGCAAAGCATAAGGACGAGCTAGGTTCGCCCCTTTGCCCGTGCCGTCACTACGAAGATAAAAAAGCCGAAGCTGAAGCTGCTTACTGGAATTGTCCCTGTGTGCCGATGCGCGAGCGCAAAGAATGCCACTGCATGTTGTTCCTTACTCCCGACAACGACTTTGCAGGCGACAAACAAGAAATTTCCTTTGACGAAATCCGCACAACTACGAATCAGTACTAG
- the sufB gene encoding Fe-S cluster assembly protein SufB, producing MTSTSVKSLVNQPYKYGFVTNIESDAIPPGLSEDVIRLISAKKSEPEFMLEFRLKAYRHWLKMEEPNWAAVGYPAIDYQNIVYYSAPKQQKKLESLEEVDPALLETFEKLGIPLSEQKRLSNVAVDAIFDSVSVATTFKEKLAEKGVIFCSISEALQKYPDLVQKYLGSVVPTSDNYFAALNSAVFSDGSFVYVPKGVHCPMELSTYFRINNGESGQFERTLIVAEADSYVSYLEGCTAPMFDTNQLHAAVVELVALDNAEIKYSTVQNWFAGDENGKGGIYNFVTKRGLCQGVNSKISWTQVETGSAITWKYPSCVLVGDNSVGEFYSVALTNNYQQADTGTKMVHIGKNTRSTIVSKGISAGKSKNSYRGLVKIGPKAEGARNYSQCDSMLIGDTAGANTFPYIQVQNNSAKVEHEASTSKIGEDQLFYFQQRGISLEDAISMMISGFCKDVFNQLPMEFAVEADRLLALKLEGSVG from the coding sequence ATGACAAGCACATCAGTTAAATCCCTAGTCAATCAGCCCTATAAATACGGATTTGTCACCAACATTGAATCTGATGCCATTCCCCCTGGCTTGAGTGAGGATGTGATTCGCCTCATTTCTGCCAAAAAAAGTGAGCCAGAGTTCATGTTAGAGTTCCGCCTCAAGGCTTATCGCCACTGGCTGAAGATGGAAGAGCCGAACTGGGCAGCAGTAGGCTATCCAGCGATCGATTACCAAAATATCGTTTACTACTCGGCTCCTAAGCAGCAGAAGAAACTGGAAAGTTTAGAAGAAGTCGATCCGGCGTTGTTGGAAACTTTCGAGAAGCTGGGTATTCCCCTCTCAGAGCAGAAGCGGCTGTCGAACGTGGCAGTAGACGCGATTTTTGACAGTGTTTCTGTCGCCACCACTTTTAAGGAGAAGTTGGCTGAGAAGGGTGTGATTTTCTGCTCTATCTCTGAAGCATTGCAGAAATATCCCGATCTGGTGCAGAAGTATTTGGGCAGCGTGGTTCCCACCAGCGATAACTACTTTGCCGCGTTGAACTCAGCGGTATTCAGTGATGGATCATTTGTCTATGTGCCCAAGGGAGTGCATTGCCCGATGGAATTGTCCACGTACTTCCGGATCAACAATGGCGAGTCGGGGCAGTTCGAGCGCACGCTGATTGTCGCAGAAGCAGACAGCTATGTCAGCTATTTGGAAGGCTGCACGGCTCCCATGTTTGACACCAATCAGTTGCACGCGGCGGTGGTGGAACTAGTGGCGCTGGACAATGCTGAAATCAAATACTCCACCGTACAGAATTGGTTTGCAGGCGACGAAAACGGTAAAGGTGGGATTTACAACTTCGTCACCAAGCGCGGCTTGTGCCAGGGCGTGAACTCCAAAATCTCCTGGACGCAGGTAGAAACCGGATCGGCGATCACCTGGAAGTATCCCAGTTGTGTGCTGGTGGGCGACAACTCGGTGGGCGAGTTCTACTCGGTGGCGCTGACCAATAATTATCAGCAGGCGGACACCGGAACCAAAATGGTGCACATTGGCAAGAACACTCGTAGCACGATCGTCTCTAAGGGGATCTCTGCTGGAAAGTCGAAAAATAGCTATCGCGGACTGGTGAAAATTGGACCCAAGGCAGAGGGGGCGCGCAACTACTCACAGTGTGACTCGATGCTCATCGGAGACACGGCTGGAGCCAACACTTTCCCGTATATTCAGGTGCAAAACAACAGTGCCAAAGTGGAGCATGAAGCCTCAACTTCCAAAATTGGCGAAGACCAGTTGTTCTACTTCCAGCAGCGCGGCATTTCCTTAGAGGACGCGATCTCGATGATGATCAGCGGTTTCTGTAAGGACGTGTTTAACCAACTTCCGATGGAATTTGCCGTTGAAGCCGATCGACTGTTGGCGCTGAAGTTGGAAGGTAGTGTGGGTTAA
- the sufC gene encoding Fe-S cluster assembly ATPase SufC: MIVEGSETILTVWNLTASVDETPILKGLNLEIKSGEIHAIMGPNGSGKSTFSKVLSGHPDYAVTGGDVIFQGQDLLELEPEDRARSGVFMAFQYPLEIPGVSNLDFLRVAYNSKRKHQGLDELDAFDFDELVREKLDVVKMDAAFLNRSVNEGFSGGEKKRNEILQMALLEPKLAILDETDSGLDIDALKIVANGVNQLSTPDNSILVITHYQRLLNYIVPDYVHIMANGRILRTGTKELALEVEERGYDWILAEAGVGV; this comes from the coding sequence GTGATTGTTGAAGGTAGCGAAACCATTCTCACAGTGTGGAACTTAACCGCCAGTGTTGATGAAACGCCGATTCTCAAGGGTTTAAACCTAGAGATCAAATCCGGTGAAATTCACGCCATTATGGGCCCCAACGGATCGGGCAAAAGTACTTTTTCTAAAGTATTATCTGGTCATCCCGATTATGCAGTAACGGGCGGTGACGTGATTTTCCAGGGACAGGATTTATTGGAACTAGAACCGGAAGATCGGGCGCGATCGGGCGTATTTATGGCGTTTCAGTATCCGCTAGAAATCCCTGGCGTTAGCAATCTTGATTTTTTGCGGGTGGCGTATAACTCTAAGCGCAAGCATCAAGGGCTAGACGAACTGGATGCCTTTGATTTTGATGAACTGGTGCGCGAAAAGCTGGATGTGGTCAAAATGGACGCAGCTTTCTTAAACCGCAGCGTCAATGAAGGCTTTTCTGGCGGTGAGAAGAAGCGCAATGAGATTTTGCAGATGGCACTGCTGGAACCCAAACTCGCAATTCTAGATGAAACCGATTCCGGACTAGATATCGATGCACTGAAGATTGTCGCGAATGGCGTTAACCAACTTTCAACCCCAGATAATTCCATTCTGGTGATTACTCACTATCAACGCTTGCTGAATTATATCGTGCCGGATTATGTCCATATCATGGCCAACGGGCGAATTTTGCGTACAGGCACGAAAGAACTGGCGCTGGAAGTGGAGGAACGCGGCTATGACTGGATTTTGGCAGAAGCGGGGGTGGGAGTCTAA